The genomic stretch GCCGGCAGCCGCTCAGAGAAGTCGACATCGGTGAAGTAGCGATGGCCAACCGGACGAAGAAGGAAGCGCGCGCCAGCGTGAAGTACGTGCGCATCGCGCCGAACAAGGTCAGGATCGTGCTGAATCAGGTCCGAGGGTTGCCCGTCGAGCAGGCACAGCGCGTGCTCCAGTTCTCCAGGAAGTCGGCGGCGGTCGACATCCGGAAGGTGCTCGATGCCGCCGTTGCGAACGCGGAGACGGTACTCAACGCCCATCCAGAAACCCTGGTTCTGGCGCGGTGCTGGGCCGATGAAGGGCCGATGCTCAAGCGTTTCCAGCCGCGCGCGCAGGGCCGCGCCTATCGGATTCGCAAGCGGACGTCGCACATCACGCTCTGCGTTGAGTCGAGGGAGGCCTAAGCGTGGGTCAGAAGATTAATCCTTACGGGTTCCGGCT from Actinomycetota bacterium encodes the following:
- the rplV gene encoding 50S ribosomal protein L22, giving the protein MANRTKKEARASVKYVRIAPNKVRIVLNQVRGLPVEQAQRVLQFSRKSAAVDIRKVLDAAVANAETVLNAHPETLVLARCWADEGPMLKRFQPRAQGRAYRIRKRTSHITLCVESREA